The Mycosarcoma maydis chromosome 15, whole genome shotgun sequence DNA segment CCACGGTAACGCTCGTTGACCTTGGTCCGCACCTTGTGAAGCACAGTGCGCAGGTCCGGAGGACAGCTGTGGCGCTGGCGATAAATGTTCTGCCACATGGATTCACTCAGCTTGCGAAGCGCGTTGATGGTTATGGGGCCGTCTGGGATCGTCTCGATGATGTTGTCCGGAAACGAGGGTGGCGAGCGAATCGAAGTGCTAAAGTCAAAGGGAGCGTCGTCGCCGCCGACCGagccagcgctgctgatAGACGCGGCTGTGTCGGGGCGAGAAGGCACATGAGGGTCTTGGCAGATCTTACGCACTGTGGGACCGAGACAATCGTCAAGCCACGAAAGCGTCAGAAGCCTCTGAAAATGGTCAATGGAACGTGAGAGAAGCGTGTTGGCGCGGAAGAGCAACTCGGGCTCCATCTTTTCACCCCAACTGGCGCTCTCTAGCTCGATAAAGTGCGAGATACGCTCAGCCATGGTACCAGAGGCGGCGCAAATACGAGTGAgctgcgagacgagcagatcTTCGCGCATGGTAGTCGCGAGCTCGCGAAACACTTGAATaaagtcgtcgtcgctgtgAATCTTGCGGTAGACCTCGTCGTACGTGCTGAGTGGCATGACAGCACCCTCTTGGAGGCGTATAGACACGCAGAGTTCGCCCACCACACCTCGATGAAAGCGTGTGGGAGGTCtagcatcgtcgtcttcgttgATGGCGAATGGAGCaggttgctgctgctgctgcgacagAGATGGAAAGGTGGAGGTGGACCAGATAGGAAAACGCCCTTCAATCTCTTCGTTTCTGCGCAACGTTGCGATAGGGATCTCTACGATTCCCAACAGGATAAATTTGCTGACGGCCGAGGGAGAGCCGGTCAGAGAGGTATTGGTCTTTTGTGTCGGGTGAAGTACTTCGATCGTGAGCGACTTGGCATCGCCgacatcgtcgagcttgaatTTGTCAACGGCAAACGCGCTGTTGTCGGACTGCGATAGGCTGGTACGTGCAACCAGTTCGCCATCCACACGTATGCGACAGTAGCGGTCGAAGCGGGCTTTCTCATAGCGATCCTTAtcgtctcgacgctgctgcgctgaagctcgacaagccATGCCGAAGCTCGGCGCGGTTGCCTCACTAGCTGGAGTAGGATTGCTAGCGAAACGGGAGGCACCCGACTGACCACTTAAAGGACCCGAGAAAGGCTCGACTTTCGAACTAGGCTCGTTGACTGGCTGAGGCGGAGCGTCATGAAGCGAAGCAGCGCGCGATCCGGGGCGGCTCGAGCCGCTGCCTGCATAGTCATCGAGGTCTTGGTGGGCACGGATGCCGCTGACGGATGGTTTGGAGTTGTGGAGCAGTCGAGAGTTGGGCCGTGAACTCGGTCGCGAACTTGCTCGCGAGGATGCCGACATAGCGTCTTCAGTCAAGTGCTCCGACGCGGGCGAGtcatcttggtcgtcgagACGCAAGCAGGCTAGCTGGTGCGATAGGGAGCGATGTGGCTCACCGGAATTTGTGGAAGCGCCGCCTACCGAGGTTGTGCTGGTGGGTGAATTTGGATGCGGGAGCGAATGACTACCGAACGATGGGGAGGGGAAAGAAGGCGCTGTGTCGGTAAGAGGTTCAGCGAGCTCTGCAGGCCATTTGGGCATGATGCTTTTGGCGTCCGAGATGGTAATGTCGAGTTGTCGAAAGAAGCGATGCGTTCCGCCTGCATCGATGGAGGCGGGAGAGCCATAGATCTCAGGGATGGTATAGATGTGGAGAAGCGTACGGAGATACTGAAGTTCTTGTTGGCTGTTGAATTGGATAAAGATGGGCTCGGTGCCGTGCGCTCGCTCTTGTTGCAAAGCAGCCTCCTGCTTGCGGGTAGTGATGGATACCTCGGTCCTGACGCGTGGTGGTTTGGGTCGGATGAAGAGAACATGAGGTCTACCGAAAAGCGAGTCATCAACCGATCGAACGTCGGAGGACGAGAGGGCATCGCAGTAGACAGTATGCGCGAGCGAGTTAGCTTCGCCAAAGATGGAAAGGCTTGCATTTTCACGAAAGATGAGGATGGCGCGCTTCCATTGTCCCAAGGGTCCAACCGAAGAAGAAGGTGCATTGAGGCGCGCTTTGCTTGGCTTTTCACGGAGCCAGGAGTTTCCGCCATGACGAAAGCCGAATGAGGCGCGCTCGAAGATGGCTTCGTGGCTGGGTTCCGAGGAGCGGATCTGCGCAGTAGAGGTACGAATTGAGAGCTTTTGCTTGACGTTGGCCGCATCACGGAACAGAGGTGCTCTTGCCAAGGTGGAGGAAGCGTTCTTGGAAGGGGTAGGCCACCACACGTGTACATCAATCGATGTTTGGGCATCGCCAGCTGTGGCTATACGCGAGGAAGCGTTGATGGATCCTGAGACAGAGCGCGGCCTTGCAAAGCCAGCCTTATGACGCGAAGCCAACGTAGACGGTAGCGTGGGATCGAAAGCATCGTTGCGGCTCATCTCGGAACCAGAATCCTGGGCAGTCTACGATGCATCCAAGGCTTGCGCATTCGAGCTAGCTTGAGACGACCGAGTTGATGTGTCAGAGGTACATCCATGgggcgatggcgatggcgatggtgggAAGGGAGCTCTTTTCCTGCCGATCTTGTGTTTTCTTTAATCCATTCGAAATAATGTGATTATTTCCTTTATTTCCTTATTTCCCTATTTccctattcacgattccctcacttattcacgattcacgattccctGTTCTTTATTCCTTATCCCTTGTTCTTTATTGCAACGCTGAACGCCGATGTAAAAATACGTTGAAAAACCCTGTCATTTAAGTAGAAACAGCAtatcgtcaatcgtgaatcacgaatctggTGTCCTTGCTCCCATGTGtcccactcacgactaacAAGGAGAGGATCACAGCATACAGCACGAGTGCTACGGTAGTGCTGAACGACGGTTGCAACGCTGTTCAACAGAATGGCTTAGTCTTAACCCCTCGGTCGTCTGTCGATCGTCATCTGGGTTAGCTGGCCATCTGACTTCTATGACTACCCTCGAGGCTACCTTCTTTTGCTCTCTCAGCCAGCCATTCTTCTTGCAGCACACGCTGCTATCTATCGTCACGGAAGATCAGATCTAGAGAAGCAAGAGTTGGATTTTTCATCGCTTGTGTGCATGTGCGTTACGGGGAAGAATGTGAGGAACAACAAGTACACAACGTCCCGCTATGGGGGCGTCTGAAAAGAGGAGATAAGGTGGTGCAGCCCGTCTATCGTATCATAGACAAGCATGCAGGCGTTCACGCCAACCAATCAAGCAAGCGACATCTTGATTGCGTATGGTCGCTCTGCCCACATTTTTGTTTTTCGGGTGTGGTGGGTGACGGGGTAGTGGCGCAAGAGCGCCATCGAGTCACCAAAGGATGTTGCGAGCCAGAGCTCCGTATCAAAGAGGGTAATGCAGGGAAATCGGGGCCATGAATCAAGTGTGAGACGCTTAGTTGTCCGACGAGAACATAAAGCTAACGTCACGGCCAGTGAGCTTCTTGTAGACCGACGAGAAGCTGTCCAGCTTGTACTCGAGCGAGGTGGCGTCCTTCGAGTCCAGGTAGCACTTGATCAGGCGGCTCCCGTCAGTAGCAACACGCGTGCGCTTGCCGGTGATCTCCGAGGGATAAACAAGGTCCTCAAGGATCGACTCGTGCACGGCGGTGAGCGTGCGCGAGTGAGGGCGGGGCTGCTGGTTACGGTTCTTTCGGCTGGGCTTGCCGAGGATGCGGCGCTGGCCGACAAAGACAACGTGGCGGTCAGAGAACTTCTTCTCAAGCTCACGGGTGAGACTGCAAAACATCAAGCCAAGACAAGAATCGAAAGTCAGTATCCTCGCTTTGCCATTCTACGGTgcgaagcgcatcgagtcacagcagcagcagcaagacgacCACAATCGCGGAGAGGAAGCCGCATCACCTCGTCACCGTgtctcgagcgtcttgtcAGATAGCTTTGGAATCTGGACAATAAGGCTGCCTTCCATGCCAAGCAATTCTTCCTGCTTGAGATCCATCTGAGCCAACAAAACGCAATCTGTTTTTGCCCCGAATAGACCATTCCATACTGATCACATCTGCCCGACTGAATCGGTGTTGGGTATGCTTGGCGTGGTCGTCgaacgatgctgctgccgagttTGCTGGTTGCTGTGCTAAATCAAATGCTTACCGCTGCTGGATCTTGTGGAAAGCCTTGAGCTGGGGCATGGGCACAAAGACGACGATAGCCTTCTTGCCGCCCTTGACCTCGATCTCCTTGGCGCATGAGATCTGGAGGGGTCGGAGCTCAGCCTTGAGCTCAGAGACGTTGGACTCGAGGTCGATGAGGGCCTGAGCGACAACGGTCTCGACCTCATCGGCGGGGCCGGTGGGGGCGTTGGCCGTGCGGAAGATCTTCTGCTGAACGGAAGCCATATTGACTATGTGAGGGACGGAGTCTGTACGAGAGACGCAAGAGAGCGAGTCAGCGAGGCTGATCGTATATTGAAAAAGTCGTAATCACctccatcgtcatcgcaaGCATAGACTGCAAACATAAGGGTCGCACTGGGAGCCGTGGCATGTTTACGCAAGGTCAGCCTTGTTGGAAAAATGGTGTGAAACGTTGGCAAGGGTGATGTGTGAAACGTGGGCCAATGATATGACGTTTGCGGTTAacctcctcatcttcctAATGCATCTGCATCCCATCTGGATCTGGTCGCTGTTCTGTTGGCACGCTCCACATCTGTCCATAGCAAGAGCGAATGATCCATATGGACGCTCCGGCTGCTCCGCTATCAAGCTAGCACATTGCCAATTTGTTACCATCGACGCGAGGCGGCAGTTGTTTCCCGCGATTGCTATCAGAGCGATGCATCTCCAGCTAGCATATTTGTTTTGACCCCGGTTTGCTTTGTCATGGATCGTCCAAAACTTTCTCTGCCTGTCCAGCCTTGTGCCACtcgctgctttgctgctgggAAATAGGGTCTGCGACCATATCTCTTGACTGTGCAACGATCATGCGGTGGAAGTGACGATGCGATGCTGATTATGGGAGACGTACAATAGCTTCGGTGTATAGGCGTAGGATCACCGTGGGTAGTTGCAAGAACAAGATGATCAAAAGCGTCctgctgttggtgctgatgGGAATTTGTTGTACGTTGGATGCAATTGTTGGCGTTCGCGATGGTActgatgacgatgacgaagaagatgatgacTTTGGCAATGCAATGCAGCCAAACTTACCTTGAGGATGGAACACCGGGTGATGACTTGGTGAGGAGAGGGATCGTGATGGCAAGAAGATTCAAAGTCAAAGGCAGAGGGACACAGCGTCCTgcctgctcgacgacgttggGCTATCGCGCTTGACTCTCTGACTCTCTGACTCTGCTGACTCTGACTGTTGCAACTCGGCTGATTTTCTCAACCTGTCTTTAGCCAGGACGCCAACACTCTGGCTCACCTCACACACCTCGTCCGAAATTTCAGGCTTGCTCACCAGTCATCCTGCCTGCTCCTTACACCTGCTTTCCCACAGCGTTCGTTCTTGGTGCACACTCCAGCTCCTCAGCTTGCCAGCTGCCCTCgcaacctcgtcgtcgtagcTAGCTGACTATAGCCAGACAGGGCAAGAAAGCAGACTCTCTGATCCTTCGGGTGTACGCGTACGCCAAAATGTTGATTACAAACTTAGTTGTTCAGATCGAAATAGAAATCTATCCAGGGGGTTCCAAGCACGTGACTTACAGCTCCGGCCGAACTTGTCTTACTAGAAAGTTGGAAAAATTTGAATATTttttcagcagcagaaggCGAGAGATTCAAATTTTGTATAGCACACATCGACCCTGGACAGTATGAATTGCTGCTATTCAAGTCGACTGTAAACAAGAGAAGGCGGGCGAGGCCTGAGGCAGCCACAGGAGCCGCGCCAGCCAGGTGCGGTCAAGTGTCAACCAACGCAGCCAATCAGTCCATCAACCGCATCGAAAGCAGGCCAAATTGGCAAATCAGTCAGCCACTGAGCCagccaaatcacgaatcagtCAGTCTCGTTGCCAGCCAGTCAAGAGTGTGAGAGTGAGAAGCGAGTCGAGTGAGAGGAGAGACAACAAGAATTCAAGCCTACACATCGTCCGTTCTCTCACTGATCCATCCTTCCTCAAGACATATCGATTCATCATGGGTAAGTGGTCACCccaaacagcagcagcagcaaccgcCCCTACGATCACATCCTGCAAACGCCATGAGACCAGCATtttgacgacgacaacgacaacaacaccagcagcatcaccgAGTATCCCGCCCCATGAATTGCAATTCAAACCATCCCCAGTAGCAGGATGTCATAGACGATCGAGGTCGCCTTAAAACCACGACGGACCCTCCTTGCCCAGCCACAGACCCGACAGCCGAACGAGGCTCTTGCTACCGTATCAGCATTAGGGCAGATTCTACGTTCATTCCCAAACAGTGTTTGGCAGTCACACTAAAGGCACCATGGAGGTCCAGGACAGATGCATTTTCGGCACAGTATGGAAACGTTCGGACAGAAGCTAGCACAGTATCAAACGTAAAGTCTCTGTCGACACACAAATGGCATGTTCGATGTTTTTTAAGACGCATCAGTCATAGGCACCGACGATTCGTCGATTGATGTGTTATCGCTCTAGCAGACATGCAAGGGCAGCATCTACATTTCCTCATACGAATGTTGCAGCAATGTTCATCACGGCAGGCTGTCATGGCGCAGGAGAAAAAAACCACCATTTCTCATTGACATGGCTGTCGATGATTGAAAGAGGCCGCAGCTCAGGCCTTGGTCAGGTTTACACCATTAGGGGTCGTCCCGATCAGTATTCGACACGGAGCAACAGTCTCTTCCAACCTGGTCTGTCCGTTCTGGCACCCGATGCGACACGCTTCTCACACCTCTCTCGATCGTCGCCCGTCAATTGCCGCCATGCTGATGCTCTTGTCGTAGCAGGATGCGACTAGGATAGCCAATGCTCCAACGCCATAGCGCGCTTCTGTGATGCAAAAGCGTCTTTTTGTCTTGAACATGTATCACTGACTTGTGTTTCGATCCGTTCCATTATTTCACCCCATCCACAGCTGTCGgaaagaacaagaagctctCCAAGGGTAAGGGTCAGAAGAAGAGGGCTGTCGACCCCTTCACCCGCAAGGACTGGTACGACATCAAGGCTCCCACCTTCTTCGAGAACCGCAACGTTGGCAAGACGTTTGTCAACCGATCGCAGGGTCTCAAGAACGCCGATGACTCGCTCAAGGGCCGCATCGTCGAGGCCTCGCTCGCTGACCTCAAcaaggatgacgagcaggCTTACCGCAAGTTCAAGTTGAAGGTCGACGGCATCCAGGGCCGCACCTGCCTCACCAACTTCTACGGTATGGACTTCACCTCGGAcaagctgcgctcgcttGTGCGCAAGTGGCAGTCGCTTATCGAGGCTCACCAGGATGTCAAGACCACCGATGGCTACCTCCTCCGTGTCTTTGTGATTGCCTTCACCAAGAAGCGTGCCAACCaggtcaagaagaacaCGTACGCCAAGTCGTCGCACATCCGAGCCATCCGCCAGAAGATGTTTGAGATTGTCCAGCGTGAGGCCAACTCGTGCGACCTGCGCGAGTTTGtcgccaagctcatccCTGAGGTGATCGGCCGTGAGGTCGAGAAGGCTACCCAGGGTATCTTCCCCCTCAAGGACGTTTACGTTCGCAAGGTCAAGGTTCTCAAGGCACCCAAGGACGACCTCAACAAGCTCCTCGAGGTTCACGGTGGTGCCGCGATTGCCGGTGCTGAGGATGCTGGTGTCAAGGCCCGCAACACCGAGTTCAAGGAGCCTGCTCCCCTTGCCTCTGTGTAAGCTATCCATTCTCACAACACCATCTCCGATTCCTTCGCATTTTTctccacacacacacacatacacACCTATGTTTTCTCTTTGGTCTAGCAGCCAAAACAAAAGGGGCCGTGTCCCTTCCTCTGTACAATGATGCCCCACACGCAAATATCTTCTGAAGCAAAATGATTTCAGGGATTGACTCAAACCTCAATTGGGCTCGGTGGCGTGATATGATTTGCAACCTTGAGACTGTGAAGCTTGGCCGCAGAGCGCGAGGCGTGCAAGTCGACAGCGGTAAGACATGGAGAACGGCACGGATCGCATGGGCAGAACCGATGGGCAAAGCGAGCTGTGAGGAGGGCGACGCGTTACGTGCTACAAGAAGAAGATAAACGGACGACGGGGGGTCGCTGTTGTGCACACGCGCGAGAAAGTCTGTAAGTGCTGCGTTGACACCTCCACCCGCCACCCGCCACACGTGCTTGTTTTCCTTCCGAGAAGACCCTAAGCAACACACTcttgactcacgactcgcgacGCGGAACTCGATACCGTTTTCTCACACTCTCATCCATACCAAGGCCTTGGGTTAAAATCGTTGGACAtgtcatcatcaacatcagACTCGACGCGGCCACAACGCATCCTCTCGAATCGAGAAGAAGACACGTTGATGAAACAGCAAAAAGCCAAAGCGCTCAAACAATGTCGTGCGCAAATGCAAGATTTCGTCGAATGCTCCAAGACTCGAACTATCAGCATGCTGTGGAGCTGCAGAGATCAGAAACACGCCTTGCGCGACTGCTTGCGCACGTAGTAAGTGGCTCACATCCAACACACAGGTAAAGAGACAGAAGACAGTTGACTCATCTTGTGGTTTCTGTGTCGACCCCGCGGTGAATACAGTACGAGCGAAGAAGCGATGGAACGGGAGAAACAGACCTTTTTGCAACAGCCAAGAGATTCCGATTCGAGACATGTATAGACACACAACATACATAggcacacacacacacacacacacacacacacacacacacacacacacacacacacacacacacacatagCCAATCATCACCTTTCAGCCTGCCACTTTGCCCGATCTGTGTCGGCTGAACACGCTACACTCGCCATACGCAATCTCGTCAAGGCTGAGAATCGATCCGATTCGCAATTTCTACGTCTCAAGGAGCAACAGAGGCAGCTGGCGAACGATCCAGTTGCGACAACCATGCAAGGAATGCCGCACACACCTCGCTGTCGGTCTGCTGCATTGAGCTCAGCTTGGCAAACGGCTTGCTGTCTAGATCGACCAGTTTCGTCTCGCCTTGCACACCGCTCTCGGTCTGATGGAAGcggagcagcatcgagcagtCTTTGAATGAGGCCGAGACGAGGAATGCCTGCACTGCGTCTTCGAGGCTTACCTCGGCAGTAGTGCCCGACAGGAAGGAATCGAGCATGGCTGcaagttgagcagcagcgaggtTGCGGGTGAGCGCAGGAGGGAGGTCGACGTCGGATGAAGCTTGGCCAAGGACGTGCGATTGAGTGCGCCGAAGCCAGAGATGTGCAAGACCTTCAACGTCGAGTGGGTCAAGCGCTGATTGCAGGTGAGCTAGGCGGGAGAGGACACTCACTGTCGACCACTCGTCGTTCTCGCCAAGCACGCGCTTGGACAGCTCTTTATCTAGATGTTGCGTCAACGCTCCCTTTAGCCTACCTTGTACCGAATTGTCTGTACCCAAGAATTGAGCTATAGCCTCGAGTGTCACGCTGTCCTGAGGATCCACAACAGCGCCGTTCCAAAACAAGCGCAGATTGTTCGTCTTGCCCTTGGTATCGATCCAGTCGTCCCACAGCGCTTTGATGGCTTTCTGCTTCCTCTCCGAGTCGCAACTGTAGAGGTCGACTGGATCGTAGAGACGTTCGAAttgctcgatcgacatCTGGCCGGCGTGGTCGGCAGCTGCATGCTTCGCCACTCGGTGCATGCGATAGCGCGAGTACCTCGCTTTGATCTCGACATTTGGAGAGCTGGGAGGTatcgagtcgatgcgcGCTAGAAAGCCCCATTTCGGCTTGATCTCTACACAAAGCACCGCTCTCTGCGCAGAAGGAGACACAGAGACGGGTGCAGCGACGTCCTCTACAGCGTAGATGTAGGACAATGCTTCAGACCGAATCCGAGCTGGGTGTgtacgacgagcagcaggacGTTGCATCTCGATGCGTGCTGAGAGCATATCGATCACATGCCTGTCTCTAGCTGTTACGATGGGGATCCGCATGCATTTGGGAAGGACCGTAGCATCTCCCAGAAGAGGTTGCACGACATGTCGAGTAAACTgttctgcttcttgctcgtcttcttgATTCGACTCTGACTTGGACGGGAGACTCTTGGGAATGCGCAAAGCGTACGTGCATGTCAAAGTCGCAAAGGGGCTCTTACCGGCTTGAATGCCCCCGACAGGGTCGAACGAAAGAAGCACGTTCTTACCGCCTTCCGCATGATACTTCCATTCTGATGGATCGATATCCGAGATCGAAATCGAGACTGGGTTGGCCGTAGCGCCTGCTTGCAAGGGTGAATGAAATATGCGTGACTGTTGAGACGTAGAGATTGTCGACTTGAACGGTGTCTGATGACTCGGCTGGAAGCGGGTTGGCGGCATCTTTGTCCAGATGATGGTGcctttgtgattcacgattgccagTAACGACGACTCTGGAAGAACAgagagattcacgattggaccCTGTACCGTCAATCCGTGATGTTGCATGTcgaaattcgtgattcacgattcagactcacgacttggatGACTCGAGCCAACTTGCGCACGGCCCtgtgacactcacgactcgtaaCTCACAACTGCTTCGCATCTCTCATCATAGACAACGTTGGTCCGCTCCACGACACTTGGAAAGAATCGCATCTGAATCTGCCCTGCTTCTGAGGCAGAGGCTCCAGTAAACATGTGCACAGCTGCACCATCGCTTGTACCGGCACTGGATCACCTTatcctgctcgtcaacgacCCTCGAACATCCTCCACGCA contains these protein-coding regions:
- a CDS encoding 40S ribosomal protein eS7 gives rise to the protein MASVQQKIFRTANAPTGPADEVETVVAQALIDLESNVSELKAELRPLQISCAKEIEVKGGKKAIVVFVPMPQLKAFHKIQQRLTRELEKKFSDRHVVFVGQRRILGKPSRKNRNQQPRPHSRTLTAVHESILEDLVYPSEITGKRTRVATDGSRLIKCYLDSKDATSLEYKLDSFSSVYKKLTGRDVSFMFSSDN
- a CDS encoding uncharacterized protein (related to CMC1 - mitochondrial intermembrane space copper-binding protein); this translates as MSSSTSDSTRPQRILSNREEDTLMKQQKAKALKQCRAQMQDFVECSKTRTISMLWSCRDQKHALRDCLRTYTSEEAMEREKQTFLQQPRDSDSRHV
- a CDS encoding 40S ribosomal eS1 domain-containing protein, coding for MAVGKNKKLSKGKGQKKRAVDPFTRKDWYDIKAPTFFENRNVGKTFVNRSQGLKNADDSLKGRIVEASLADLNKDDEQAYRKFKLKVDGIQGRTCLTNFYGMDFTSDKLRSLVRKWQSLIEAHQDVKTTDGYLLRVFVIAFTKKRANQVKKNTYAKSSHIRAIRQKMFEIVQREANSCDLREFVAKLIPEVIGREVEKATQGIFPLKDVYVRKVKVLKAPKDDLNKLLEVHGGAAIAGAEDAGVKARNTEFKEPAPLASV
- a CDS encoding uncharacterized protein (related to GTPase activating protein), which translates into the protein MSRNDAFDPTLPSTLASRHKAGFARPRSVSGSINASSRIATAGDAQTSIDVHVWWPTPSKNASSTLARAPLFRDAANVKQKLSIRTSTAQIRSSEPSHEAIFERASFGFRHGGNSWLREKPSKARLNAPSSSVGPLGQWKRAILIFRENASLSIFGEANSLAHTVYCDALSSSDVRSVDDSLFGRPHVLFIRPKPPRVRTEVSITTRKQEAALQQERAHGTEPIFIQFNSQQELQYLRTLLHIYTIPEIYGSPASIDAGGTHRFFRQLDITISDAKSIMPKWPAELAEPLTDTAPSFPSPSFGSHSLPHPNSPTSTTSVGGASTNSGEPHRSLSHQLACLRLDDQDDSPASEHLTEDAMSASSRASSRPSSRPNSRLLHNSKPSVSGIRAHQDLDDYAGSGSSRPGSRAASLHDAPPQPVNEPSSKVEPFSGPLSGQSGASRFASNPTPASEATAPSFGMACRASAQQRRDDKDRYEKARFDRYCRIRVDGELVARTSLSQSDNSAFAVDKFKLDDVGDAKSLTIEVLHPTQKTNTSLTGSPSAVSKFILLGIVEIPIATLRRNEEIEGRFPIWSTSTFPSLSQQQQQPAPFAINEDDDARPPTRFHRGVVGELCVSIRLQEGAVMPLSTYDEVYRKIHSDDDFIQVFRELATTMREDLLVSQLTRICAASGTMAERISHFIELESASWGEKMEPELLFRANTLLSRSIDHFQRLLTLSWLDDCLGPTVRKICQDPHVPSRPDTAASISSAGSVGGDDAPFDFSTSIRSPPSFPDNIIETIPDGPITINALRKLSESMWQNIYRQRHSCPPDLRTVLHKVRTKVNERYRGTKSTRPGIQGVGAFVFLRLFCAALNSPQLYGLAPCQPSRSASRKLLLLSKVLLALASKKTSFDKDKDWELVPLNDLLHTYSSAYDDYISVISTEPPTSAPSQWLGMRIDGDSALQAAALHRLDSLSRLHRESIPRPPYMLDQPQALAAFVSFVTDTAHEYEKVDLSPSAAAMPHHDASSVGSNTGSSKNGQSEAARIKQKTHEFVQICRHIEQAAGRCIEQAGFDPRPIPWEQLQRSAMSQHHGDTTRPCDDQGDASVASFSSSTCSFGTVTVGDDAQDTSDALPRSGSVRMRSRRATVSAATAWFRATDPAKTLELSIDHTDSDLDGGSPSSARRKSIGVVSRTSRKTLQVTTETRVPQFSFNMVGARRRGSEMRDSRSGITRQTTDGVGARLLYRVTHVRHGDVEDDHGSDDELRQAYRLLRADEEAAALAASQISVAFGRVAMDEVTKAADTSVSPALGDAAESELGLQTVGTLMETDDGSTFEAVHSLRTMASGASPESAVSRRSEQSAKAVRVAASQSGPTWSPTPARKLGQATQRAAAASAAAGSNQASSLAAMVRGARGSLTSGPSKQPVRSKTDEHADEADEADEVETCPRQSSDQTASNVARNYSLPRSAVGRKKANDGQHARESSDGFESAIEDAYAQTRASMPPSTSMSVCIAPSTVSAALATRVGNDDTQATGAAAHVHAKKKKWWKP